Proteins encoded together in one Amblyomma americanum isolate KBUSLIRL-KWMA chromosome 1, ASM5285725v1, whole genome shotgun sequence window:
- the LOC144100083 gene encoding kell blood group glycoprotein-like, with the protein MGIQGTEGVRIVSRPADCSLGNWIKVVLLPVLLVFAATGLIYMTTTYWMRIQRGYFWRTSPLLHRVKNSDIPLLPYCDSMACKTYRSLLKSSVNRSQNPCKDFYRFVCDGWRKQHRVLSVVDAAQDTMYTHALNEIENDPGFAMSKNTAAASVPNVRKRIADLVASCVQYSRNSLHELKIFLAERHLPWPATSPRDLLEILLDFSGKWNLHLWFQMTLDLAPYRSGTGEPLLKIANSAKFRAWIALMRAMSGQRKETQLSLRYRKYIRSVLGLFGVSESRAEQLASAIQEMDRLTLDVLGPAMADPEQKILRMSIQNMAATATPGIPTGRWLQLLNEYFAWARLFSATNEVQLENPGLLRAVAYLRGRKAETREALTLSLGLRVVTELGWMADKEIADGTLQLMDLPWSAHTRRCLVEVEINTGVAWSSLFPRHQGVETLVQNVRDILVSDVMRRSNATLQLSARKGREQWDIESYLVNLLPDPNPGPSFFIIWKSLMNIQWRLQQRGLNNVIRPRSVLSHTWSIYGALTASEEFFVFPLYHPELPPAVNYGGAGRLLADEVLRVLFYEPFKGQQQVGQYYYVGDLNEGHAAISLPEWSPFHVDTRALLAAWKAYRQDLQRHSTDVHSGRSSRLADDRLFFVASCYALCSSGYYMGELDGDASRRCNVATEALWEFRTAFQCDNQKD; encoded by the exons ATGGGCATCCAG GGTACAGAGGGAGTCAGGATTGTCTCCCGCCCGGCTGACTGCAGTCTGGGAAACTGGATAAAAGTGGTGTTGCTACCTGTACTTCTCGTCTTTGCCGCTACAGGGCTCATCTACATGACCACAACGTACTGGATGCGGATCCAGCGCGGGTATTTTTGGCGCACAAGCCCACTGCTACACCGCGTTAAGAACTCGGATATCCCGCTCCTCCCATATTGTGACAGCATGGCGTGCAAAACTTATCGGTCTCTACTCAAATCCTCCGTCAATCGGTCACAGAACCCATGCAAAGACTTCTATCGATTTGTGTGTGACGGCTGGAGGAAACAGCACCGTGTGCTGTCTGTTGTGGATGCTGCACAGGACACGATGTACACCCACGCGCTCAATGAAATTGAGAATGATCCCGGATTCGCCATGAGTAAAAATACTGCAGCAGCGTCGGTGCCGAACGTCCGAAAAAGGATAGCCGATTTGGTTGCGTCCTGCGTCCAGTATTCTCGGAACAGCCTACACGAACTGAAAATTTTCTTGGCCGAACGACACCTCCCATGGCCTGCTACCTCTCCCAGGGACCTGTTAGAGATTTTGCTCGACTTCTCAGGAAAGTGGAATCTCCACTTATGGTTCCAAATGACCTTAGACCTGGCACCTTACCGCAGTGGGACGGGAGAGCCTTTGCTCAAGATTGCAAACAGCGCCAAGTTTCGAGCCTGGATAGCTTTGATGCGAGCGATGAGCGGTCAACGAAAAGAGACCCAGCTGTCTCTACGCTACAGGAAGTATATCAGAAGTGTGCTGGGTCTCTTCGGGGTTTCGGAGTCACGAGCAGAACAACTCGCCTCTGCTATCCAGGAGATGGATCGGCTGACACTGGATGTGTTAGGGCCCGCGATGGCCGATCCAGAACAGAAGATCTTGCGCATGTCAATTCAAAATATGGCTGCAACTGCGACACCTGGCATCCCAACCGGCCGCTGGTTGCAACTTCTCAACGAGTACTTCGCCTGGGCGCGGCTCTTTTCTGCTACCAATGAAGTGCAATTGGAGAACCCCGGGCTTCTCCGGGCTGTTGCTTACCTCCGGGGGCGTAAGGCTGAGACGCGGGAGGCTCTTACCCTCAGCCTAGGCCTTCGCGTGGTTACCGAACTTGGTTGGATGGCAGACAAAGAAATTGCGGATGGCACACTTCAGCTCATGGATCTTCCCTGGTCAGCGCACACGCGCCGCTGCCTTGTTGAAGTAGAAATCAACACAGGAGTGGCTTGGTCTAGCCTCTTTCCCAGACACCAAGGCGTAGAGACTCTTGTTCAGAATGTTCGAGACATCCTGGTTAGTGACGTAATGCGCCGCAGCAACGCCACACTTCAGCTAAGCGCAAGAAAGGGGCGTGAACAGTGGGACATCGAAAGTTACCTCGTGAATTTACTACCGGATCCCAACCCCGGACCAAGCTTCTTCATCATCTGGAAGAGTTTGATGAATATCCAGTGGCGGCTGCAGCAACGTGGCTTGAACAACGTCATCAGACCCAGATCCGTGTTGAGCCACACATGGAGTATTTACGGTGCACTCACTGCCTCGGAGGAATTCTTCGTATTCCCCCTGTACCATCCAGAACTGCCGCCGGCAGTCAACTACGGTGGAGCAGGAAGGCTGCTGGCAGACGAAGTTCTGAGGGTACTTTTCTACGAGCCCTTTAAGGGCCAGCAACAGGTGGGCCAGTACTACTACGTTGGGGATCTCAACGAGGGTCACGCGGCGATATCATTGCCGGAGTGGTCCCCGTTCCACGTCGACACGAGAGCACTGCTGGCGGCCTGGAAGGCATACAGACAGGACTTACAGCGGCACTCCACGGACGTTCATTCCGGGCGGTCGTCGAGGCTTGCGGATGACAGGCTTTTCTTTGTGGCCTCTTGCTACGCACTTTGCTCAAGTGGGTACTACATGGGCGAGCTGGACGGGGATGCCAGCCGCCGCTGCAACGTGGCCACTGAAGCGCTGTGGGAGTTCAGGACGGCATTTCAGTGTGACAATCAAAAAGATTAG